From the genome of Pelobates fuscus isolate aPelFus1 chromosome 6, aPelFus1.pri, whole genome shotgun sequence, one region includes:
- the LOC134615115 gene encoding breast cancer anti-estrogen resistance protein 3 homolog: protein MPSPSETLKKELEEELKLSGEDLRSHAWYHGPLPRQEAERLLHEDGDFLIRDSLSSLGDYVLSCACSGQVLHFKIIAVTLRPKRGHTRTLYQLEQDQFDNIPALVRSYVGDKKMVSVSSRAVIVCPVNRTLPLRAIQERHNIQTVNKDRRKSLRLTDSNLLRNKDRFGSQPGNLDILKERPLQSAQSDSNLFSTVTGEVSVTTQEQNPAPLSPMFRTGSDPVLRAKAVPAQTLDLDGNSALRGSDSQLHSKAPPKPIRAPSILLPETTEATDTYCELVPRAPVNHRKYVDTLKVEERWRTRARATETTFGFLDGNSPMDICQTQVDNSRPSHSSTTVSPSSKPVSPSSTTVSPSSTTLSPSSTTVSPSSTTVSPSSNTHDEEGGFVRPQIQNTSSYQPQQFQSLLLSPENKPLEPIALRKLKEIVSHQDCRECALHILQEDCQAIRIWRVSPEQQRIMGVQSGLELITLPYGQQFRRDLLERHHLLCLGVAVDILGCTGAVTERAHTLHRIIQLATELRDVAGDLFAFSAVMKALTLPQVTRLEQTWQMLRQTHTESAISFQKQLKPSLRDLDEGRNLPPANHIVVPHILPVLKAMEGEEDWGGPVEESCGRLLCLLQAARSFAANADLHKNNAEMKLKGFQPHPELREAFQTEFSLRLFWGNKGANVDQSERYKKFDKILSVLSNKLEPDSDSRKSLSSMYGAIH from the exons ATGCCGTCTCCCAGTGAGACCCTAAAGAAGGAGTTGGAGGAAGAGCTGAAGCTGAGCGGTGAGGACCTTAGGAGCCACGCATGGTATCATGGGCCTCTTCCACGACAG GAGGCTGAGCGGTTGCTTCATGAGGATGGTGACTTCCTAATTCGTGACTCTCTCTCATCTCTGGGAGACTACGTCTTGAGCTGCGCCTGCTCTGGACAGGTCCTACATTTCAAGATAATTGCTGTAACCCTTCGCCCAAAACGTGGCCACACACGGACTCTCTACCAGCTAGAGCAGGATCAGTTTGATAACATCCCAGCATTAGTTCGCTCATATGTGGGGGACAAAAAGATGGTTTCTGTGTCCTCAAGAGCAGTCATCGTGTGTCCGGTCAACAGGACTCTTCCTCTCCGAGCCATCCAAGAAAGGCATAATATACAGACTGTGAATAAAGACCGCAGAAAAAGCTTACGCTTGACTGACAGCAACCTACTCCG AAATAAAGATAGATTTGGGAGTCAACCAGGGAACTTAGACATCTTGAAGGAACGTCCACTACAAAGTGCCCAGTCTGACAGCAACCTCTTCTCCA CTGTCACGGGTGAAGTCTCAGTGACCACACAGGAGCAGAACCCAGCTCCTCTCTCACCCATGTTCCGCACGGGAAGTGACCCTGTCTTACGTGCGAAGGCCGTTCCAGCCCAAACATTGGACCTTGATGGGAACAGTGCATTACGTGGATCAGACAGTCAGCTACACTCCAAGGCACCCCCAAAACCCATACGAGCTCCTTCTATACTGCTCCCAGAAACTACCGAGGCTACTGACACATATTGTGAACTGGTTCCTAGGGCCCCAGTAAACCACAGGAAATATGTGGACACTCTGAAGGTGGAGGAAAGATGGAGAACCCGTGCTCGTGCTACGGAGACTACTTTTGGCTTCTTAGATGGCAACAGCCCCATGGACATCTGTCAAACTCAAGTGGACAATTCTAGACCAAGCCATTCAAGCACAACTGTAAGCCCTTCATCCAAACCTGTAAGTCCTTCGTCAACAACTGTAAGCCCTTCATCCACAACTTTAAGCCCTTCTTCCACAACTGTAAGCCCATCGTCCACAACAGTAAGCCCTTCATCCAACACTCATGATGAAGAAGGTGGATTTGTCAGGCCACAGATACAAAACACATCTTCTTACCAGCCCCAACAATTTCAGTCTCTTCTGCTGTCCCCGGAAAACAAACCTCTAGAGCCTATTGCTTTGAGGAAATTGAAGGAGATTGTCAGTCATCAAGACTGCCGAGAGTGTGCCCTGCACATCCTACAGGAAGACTGCCAG GCGATTCGGATTTGGCGTGTTTCTCCCGAACAACAGAGGATTATGGGGGTGCAGTCTGGACTGGAGCTGataacattaccatatggacAGCAGTTCAGACGGGACCTTCTGGAGAG GCATCACCTGCTCTGTCTGGGTGTAGCAGTGGATATCCTGGGCTGCACTGGAGCAGTGACGGAACGAGCGCACACTCTCCATCGCATTATTCAGCTTGCGACAGAACTGCGAGATGTTGCAGGGGATCTATTTGCGTTCTCTGCTGTGATGAAGGCGTTGACACTACCCCAG GTGACACGACTGGAACAGACATGGCAGATGTTGCGCCAGACGCACACGGAAAGCGCGATTTCATTCCAAAAGCAGCTGAAACCATCGCTGAGAGATTTGGATGAGG GCAGAAACCTACCCCCCGCAAATCATATTGTAGTTCCCCACATCTTGCCGGTGCTCAAGGCCATGGAAGGCGAGGAAGACTGGGGGGGGCCTGTGGAGGAGAGCTGCGGACGATTGCTCTGTCTCCTGCAGGCTGCGCGATCCTTCGCTGCTAATGCAGACCTCCACAAGAACAATGCCGAAATGAAGCTGAAAG GTTTCCAACCCCACCCGGAGCTCAGGGAAGCCTTTCAGACCGAGTTCTCCTTGAGGTTGTTTTGGGGCAATAAAGGTGCCAATGTGGATCAGAGCGAAAGGTACAAGAAATTCGACAAAATCTTGAGTGTTTTATCCAATAAGTTGGAACCTGACAGCGACAGCAGAAAATCTTTGAGCTCCATGTATGGGGCGATTCATTGA